The following are encoded together in the Dyella terrae genome:
- a CDS encoding class I SAM-dependent methyltransferase, which translates to MQVYATRNEQLSIGGHTYRLRVLSDKQQFSDPKGHRKHTGLSATQWGLFGQLWPSERLLAQAMHRFALDGKRILELGCGIGLACLVLKRRGADIVASDVHPLAKSFLSYNAALNALPTVDFHRLPWDAPELSIGRFDAIIASDVLYESAQARLLAEVVKRHAYPSAEVVITDPGSDHSQHFTQLLAEQHFVLTEERCPMDDRDTPPYRGNLLHYIRGGEPSCT; encoded by the coding sequence ATGCAAGTCTATGCAACCCGCAACGAGCAGCTCTCTATCGGTGGCCACACGTACCGCCTGCGGGTTCTGAGCGATAAGCAGCAGTTTTCCGACCCCAAAGGGCACCGTAAACACACGGGGCTTTCGGCTACGCAATGGGGGCTTTTCGGTCAGCTCTGGCCATCGGAGCGTCTTCTCGCCCAGGCCATGCATCGCTTCGCTCTAGACGGAAAGCGCATCCTCGAACTGGGGTGCGGCATCGGATTGGCCTGCCTTGTCCTCAAGCGTCGTGGCGCCGATATCGTTGCATCGGACGTACACCCCTTGGCCAAGTCCTTTCTTAGCTATAACGCAGCACTTAACGCACTACCCACCGTTGACTTCCATCGACTCCCCTGGGATGCCCCCGAGCTATCGATAGGTCGCTTCGATGCCATTATTGCGAGTGATGTGCTGTACGAATCGGCACAAGCGCGACTACTCGCCGAAGTCGTCAAGCGGCACGCCTACCCATCGGCGGAGGTGGTGATTACCGACCCCGGCAGTGACCACAGTCAGCACTTCACCCAGCTATTGGCAGAGCAACACTTCGTACTGACCGAAGAGCGCTGCCCCATGGATGACCGCGATACACCACCGTACCGTGGCAACCTTCTGCACTACATTCGAGGCGGAGAGCCTTCTTGCACATGA
- a CDS encoding TonB-dependent receptor: protein MHDLSGITSNGFDYTAQYDAAALDSVIWAATFRKSGIYRGVRHGRVFDVSKRQSPDVKLAVMEDIEEIWVNEH from the coding sequence ATGCATGATCTATCTGGCATCACCAGCAATGGCTTTGATTACACCGCTCAGTACGATGCGGCGGCGCTGGATAGTGTCATTTGGGCCGCTACCTTCAGGAAGAGCGGGATCTATCGAGGGGTGCGGCACGGACGCGTCTTCGACGTTTCGAAACGGCAGAGTCCTGACGTAAAGCTCGCCGTGATGGAGGACATCGAGGAGATATGGGTCAACGAGCACTGA
- a CDS encoding alpha-galactosidase encodes MRHSSGKMCATALVLSFLWGGAAPMSLAAAPAAAKAAANAGSVIRYDAAHKLFRIDAGHVTYAFGMDPEGVLQTLYWGARLAADDPLGPAHVSPGYSSFDSPGSTSPQEYAGWGGRITIAPDLKAHFADGNRDLVMHYASHRIDGNALEVELRDIRLDVSVWLRYTVDPATGIIGRSARIENRTAQAMTVDEASAASWNLPAGDDYSLRYLTGAWAREWHLQTRAIVPGATELGSRRGTTGDQNNPWFAIERGGQWNEEHGDVWFGALAWSGSWHIRVDQDVLHQVRVTGGFNPFDFAYRLAPGQSLQTPVFYAGYTSGGVGEASRLMHRFEMNTVLPERAETKLRPVLYNSWEATEFKVDEAGQERLAEAAAKLGVERFVVDDGWFGARNSDHAGLGDWTVNRDKFPHGLAPLISKVHGLGMSFGLWVEPEMVNPDSDLYRAHPDWALHFDGRPRSEGRNQLVLNLARKDVADYVYGELDRLLSDNDIQFLKWDYNRNWTEPGWPEVAPEEQQKVYVAFTDNLYDIIRRLRARHPGVEIESCSGGGARVDLGIMGLTDEVWPSDNTDPSDRLSIQDGFTYAYAPGVMMAWVTGSPNWVNDRRSSLDFRFLSSMQGGLGIGANILEWTSEESAVAQRYVAEYKRIRTTVQRGLLYRVLSPRDESPRSATESVAVDGSQAVLFAFQRQGHEAEPYPTLRLRGLDPKARYRHRLIHGEAVEGTPVEASGTYWMNQGIGLDVRGDLQAAGVVFERVGS; translated from the coding sequence ATGCGACATTCCAGCGGCAAGATGTGCGCCACGGCACTCGTGTTGAGCTTTCTATGGGGCGGTGCTGCGCCAATGTCGCTGGCGGCCGCGCCCGCTGCAGCAAAAGCAGCGGCTAATGCTGGATCGGTGATCCGCTACGACGCTGCGCACAAGTTGTTCCGAATCGATGCGGGACATGTCACCTACGCTTTTGGCATGGATCCTGAGGGTGTGTTGCAGACGCTCTATTGGGGTGCGCGACTGGCTGCGGATGATCCTCTGGGCCCTGCGCATGTATCGCCGGGGTACTCCTCGTTCGACTCGCCGGGCAGCACGTCGCCCCAGGAGTACGCAGGCTGGGGCGGTCGCATCACCATCGCGCCGGACCTCAAAGCGCATTTCGCTGACGGCAATCGCGATTTGGTGATGCATTACGCAAGTCATCGCATCGATGGCAACGCGCTTGAGGTGGAGCTGCGTGATATCCGTCTCGATGTGTCAGTGTGGCTGCGTTACACAGTCGATCCGGCGACAGGCATCATCGGCCGCTCCGCGCGCATCGAAAATCGCACCGCGCAGGCGATGACTGTCGATGAGGCCTCGGCAGCGAGTTGGAACCTGCCGGCAGGCGACGACTACTCGCTGCGCTACCTCACTGGCGCCTGGGCGCGCGAATGGCATCTGCAGACCCGTGCCATCGTGCCGGGCGCCACCGAGCTTGGTAGCCGGCGCGGCACCACTGGCGACCAGAACAACCCGTGGTTCGCCATTGAGCGTGGCGGTCAGTGGAATGAGGAGCACGGCGACGTGTGGTTCGGCGCGTTGGCCTGGAGTGGCTCCTGGCACATCCGTGTTGACCAGGACGTGCTGCATCAGGTGCGCGTCACCGGTGGCTTCAATCCGTTCGACTTCGCCTATCGGCTGGCCCCTGGGCAGTCGCTGCAAACACCCGTGTTCTACGCGGGCTACACCTCGGGCGGTGTCGGTGAGGCATCGCGGTTGATGCACCGCTTCGAGATGAACACCGTGCTGCCCGAGCGTGCCGAAACCAAGCTTCGGCCGGTGTTGTACAACTCATGGGAGGCCACCGAGTTCAAGGTTGATGAAGCCGGCCAGGAGAGGCTGGCGGAGGCGGCGGCCAAGCTCGGTGTAGAGCGCTTCGTCGTTGATGACGGCTGGTTTGGCGCGCGCAACAGTGATCACGCAGGCCTGGGCGACTGGACGGTCAATCGCGACAAATTTCCGCACGGCCTCGCACCGCTGATCAGCAAGGTGCATGGGCTGGGCATGAGCTTCGGTCTATGGGTCGAGCCGGAGATGGTCAATCCCGACAGCGATCTGTACCGCGCGCACCCGGATTGGGCGCTGCACTTCGATGGCCGTCCGCGTAGCGAGGGGCGCAACCAGCTCGTGCTCAACCTCGCCCGCAAAGACGTCGCCGATTACGTGTATGGCGAGCTCGATCGCTTGCTGTCAGACAACGACATTCAATTTCTCAAGTGGGACTACAACCGCAACTGGACCGAGCCGGGCTGGCCGGAGGTTGCGCCGGAGGAACAGCAGAAAGTCTATGTAGCCTTTACCGACAACCTGTACGACATCATCCGCCGGCTGCGCGCGCGGCATCCCGGTGTGGAGATCGAGTCATGTTCCGGCGGTGGCGCGCGCGTGGATCTGGGCATTATGGGCCTGACTGACGAGGTGTGGCCCTCGGACAACACCGATCCGTCAGACCGTCTGTCCATCCAGGATGGCTTCACCTACGCCTATGCGCCCGGCGTGATGATGGCCTGGGTTACCGGCTCACCGAACTGGGTGAACGACCGGCGCAGTTCGCTGGACTTCCGTTTCTTGTCTTCGATGCAGGGCGGGCTCGGCATTGGCGCCAACATCCTTGAATGGACGTCGGAAGAAAGCGCCGTCGCGCAGCGCTATGTGGCTGAGTACAAGCGCATCCGCACTACCGTGCAGCGCGGCCTGTTGTACCGCGTGTTGTCGCCGCGCGACGAGTCGCCGCGATCAGCTACTGAGTCGGTGGCCGTCGACGGAAGCCAGGCCGTGTTGTTCGCCTTCCAGCGGCAAGGCCACGAAGCCGAGCCGTATCCCACGCTGCGCCTGCGCGGACTAGATCCGAAAGCGCGCTACCGCCATCGCCTGATTCATGGCGAAGCGGTAGAAGGCACACCCGTCGAAGCCAGTGGTACGTATTGGATGAACCAGGGCATCGGCTTAGACGTCCGCGGTGATCTGCAGGCGGCCGGTGTGGTGTTCGAGCGAGTGGGGTCGTAG
- a CDS encoding YkgJ family cysteine cluster protein, with translation MIQTANAAKDPAQCSLCEAVCCRLTVVLQPEDSIPSHLTTHSPEGLHVMKRGEDGWCVALNSVRMNCGIYESRPAVCRRFVMNGPYCKSVRAEYNDPVAVSARYESAA, from the coding sequence ATGATTCAGACAGCCAACGCCGCCAAAGACCCTGCACAGTGCTCCTTGTGCGAGGCCGTTTGCTGTCGTCTCACGGTCGTCCTGCAACCGGAAGATTCCATCCCTAGCCACCTCACCACCCACTCGCCAGAAGGCTTGCATGTGATGAAGCGAGGAGAGGACGGCTGGTGCGTAGCCTTGAACAGCGTACGCATGAACTGTGGAATCTATGAAAGCCGTCCCGCTGTATGCCGCCGCTTTGTGATGAATGGACCCTATTGCAAGAGCGTTCGCGCCGAGTACAACGACCCCGTAGCCGTCAGCGCACGGTACGAATCGGCCGCGTAG
- a CDS encoding sugar porter family MFS transporter produces the protein MHNDFSMPGTLPDSAAVAPTAYLWLICLVAALGGLLFGYDWVVIGGAKLFYETYFGVRNPAMSGWLMSSALVGCIVGAMCAGMLADRYGRRPSLIIASVLFVVSAIGAAEANDALSFAAFRIVGGIGIGLASGLSPMYIAEVSPAAVRGRLVAINQLTIVIGVLIAQLVNLWIARPVPAGMDAAALLQSWNVQHGWRWMFLSGGVPAVLFLLLALTIPESPRWLSRRGRDAQAATVLERIGGADYAREVLAAIRATHDGATSNARRFSLLAPEVRPILVIGVVLAVFQQWCGINVIFNYAQDIFASAGFDVNDALKSIVATGTVNLVFTVLALRLVDSWGRRRLMLVGASALAIIYALIGAAYALHVTGLPVLLLVLAAIAVYATTLAPVTWVLLAEIFPDRIRAQAVALGVFSLWTACFVLTYSFPWLNARLGPAGSFWTYGLICASGFVFILRRVPETTGVPLEAMEARLTGRSD, from the coding sequence ATGCATAACGATTTCTCGATGCCGGGCACCCTGCCCGACAGCGCCGCCGTCGCACCCACCGCTTACCTCTGGCTGATCTGCCTGGTAGCGGCACTCGGCGGGCTGCTGTTTGGCTACGACTGGGTAGTGATCGGTGGCGCCAAGCTGTTCTACGAGACTTACTTTGGCGTGCGCAACCCAGCTATGTCCGGCTGGCTGATGAGCTCGGCGCTGGTCGGCTGCATCGTTGGCGCCATGTGCGCAGGCATGCTCGCTGACCGCTACGGCCGCCGCCCCTCGCTGATCATCGCGTCGGTATTGTTTGTTGTCAGCGCGATCGGCGCCGCCGAAGCAAATGACGCACTCTCGTTTGCAGCGTTCCGCATCGTCGGCGGCATCGGTATCGGCCTGGCTTCCGGCCTGTCACCGATGTACATCGCGGAGGTCAGCCCAGCGGCAGTCCGTGGCCGCCTGGTTGCGATCAATCAGCTAACTATCGTGATCGGCGTACTAATCGCTCAGCTGGTCAACCTATGGATCGCCCGCCCTGTACCGGCGGGCATGGACGCCGCAGCACTATTGCAATCGTGGAACGTGCAGCACGGCTGGCGCTGGATGTTCCTTTCCGGCGGCGTGCCCGCAGTGCTTTTCCTGCTGCTTGCACTGACGATTCCCGAGTCACCGCGCTGGCTGAGTCGGCGCGGCCGCGATGCTCAGGCCGCCACCGTACTTGAACGCATTGGCGGCGCAGATTACGCGCGCGAAGTGCTCGCCGCGATCCGAGCGACTCACGACGGGGCAACCAGCAACGCTAGGCGCTTTTCACTGTTGGCACCTGAAGTACGCCCCATCCTGGTGATTGGCGTAGTGCTGGCAGTGTTTCAGCAGTGGTGCGGCATCAACGTGATCTTCAACTATGCGCAGGACATCTTCGCGTCAGCCGGCTTCGACGTGAATGATGCGCTCAAGTCCATCGTCGCCACCGGCACGGTGAACCTGGTGTTCACCGTGCTCGCGCTGCGGCTGGTCGATAGCTGGGGGCGCCGCCGCCTGATGCTGGTCGGCGCGAGTGCATTGGCCATCATCTACGCACTGATCGGCGCTGCCTACGCGCTGCACGTGACGGGCCTGCCCGTGCTACTGCTGGTACTGGCGGCTATTGCGGTGTACGCCACCACACTGGCGCCAGTGACCTGGGTGCTACTGGCCGAGATCTTCCCTGACCGCATCCGCGCGCAGGCCGTGGCATTGGGTGTGTTCTCCCTATGGACCGCCTGCTTCGTGCTTACCTACAGCTTTCCCTGGCTCAATGCGCGCCTGGGGCCTGCGGGCAGCTTCTGGACCTACGGATTGATCTGCGCGAGCGGCTTCGTGTTCATTCTGCGACGCGTACCCGAAACGACCGGCGTACCGCTGGAGGCGATGGAAGCGCGATTGACGGGCCGCTCGGATTGA
- a CDS encoding SDR family oxidoreductase, with the protein MNASTHHFSATGQPRLRGKCALITGAGSGIGSAIAELFAREGADLVLLDLTVPPAMEVGEWLIQATGRRIVTVSADVSSLAQVEAAFAEALGAFDGLDILINCAGVNVFGDPLQATEEDWRRCLDTNLAGAWHCIRAALPSMLAAGYGHIVNIASVHGHKIIPGAFPYPVAKHGLIGLTRSLGIEYAARGIRVNSISPGLIMTPAAERYFQSCPDPEAERRRQAELLPCKRIGQPEEVAYAALFLASDEARFINATDLLIDGGRSQIYHD; encoded by the coding sequence ATGAATGCAAGCACCCACCACTTCAGCGCCACAGGTCAGCCGCGTCTACGGGGCAAGTGCGCACTGATCACCGGTGCGGGCAGTGGCATAGGCAGCGCCATCGCTGAACTGTTCGCGCGTGAAGGTGCGGATCTCGTTCTGCTTGACCTCACCGTGCCTCCCGCCATGGAGGTCGGTGAGTGGCTGATACAGGCGACCGGCCGCCGCATCGTTACGGTGAGTGCGGATGTGTCTTCGTTGGCGCAGGTGGAGGCGGCGTTTGCCGAGGCGCTGGGCGCTTTCGATGGGCTGGATATCCTGATCAACTGCGCTGGCGTCAACGTGTTTGGCGATCCGCTTCAGGCGACGGAAGAGGACTGGCGCCGCTGCCTGGATACCAACCTCGCAGGCGCATGGCACTGCATCCGCGCAGCCTTGCCATCCATGCTCGCGGCGGGCTACGGCCACATCGTCAATATTGCCTCGGTGCACGGACACAAAATCATTCCCGGCGCGTTCCCGTATCCGGTCGCAAAACACGGGCTGATCGGGTTGACTCGTTCGCTGGGTATTGAATATGCCGCGCGCGGCATCCGCGTTAACTCGATCTCGCCGGGGTTGATCATGACGCCGGCGGCTGAACGCTATTTCCAGTCCTGTCCCGATCCGGAAGCGGAACGTCGCCGGCAGGCAGAGCTACTGCCGTGCAAGCGCATCGGCCAGCCGGAAGAGGTAGCCTATGCGGCGTTGTTTCTTGCCAGTGACGAGGCGCGCTTCATCAATGCCACCGATCTGCTGATCGATGGTGGGCGCAGCCAGATCTACCACGACTGA
- a CDS encoding aldose 1-epimerase, which produces MIELSGMALAAGISPPFGGGLAYFDAWREGVRVPLMRPLRSPAMSPGAFEPNRLACYPLVPWSNRIDRGGFEVDGAHVALLPNRADDPYPIHGTAWQRAWRVEQDGPDGALLVLDDATPGAYTYRAEQRYALRGDTLRIALTVRNEGGAPLPFGLGLHPFFLHHDGARLRAAATQVWLNDGHSPIPVERVAVPSAWDFRTGRALPDDEINHCFVGWNGRATIEWPGLGLALDLAADMDAFILYTPAGTDFFCFEPVDHCIDAVHRPGGAFANGMTRLAPGERLTRHVAFRVRPLAADAAPPSPFGP; this is translated from the coding sequence ATGATCGAACTGAGCGGCATGGCGTTAGCGGCAGGCATTAGTCCGCCATTCGGCGGCGGCCTGGCCTATTTCGACGCGTGGCGCGAGGGCGTCAGGGTTCCGCTGATGCGGCCGCTACGATCACCCGCGATGTCGCCGGGTGCGTTCGAGCCGAACCGACTGGCCTGCTATCCGTTGGTGCCCTGGAGTAACCGCATCGACCGCGGCGGTTTTGAGGTGGATGGCGCGCATGTCGCGCTGTTGCCGAACCGTGCGGATGATCCGTATCCGATTCACGGCACCGCTTGGCAGCGGGCATGGCGGGTGGAGCAAGATGGGCCGGACGGCGCTTTGCTCGTGCTCGACGATGCGACGCCGGGCGCCTATACCTACCGGGCGGAGCAGCGCTATGCACTGCGCGGCGACACGCTGCGTATAGCGCTGACGGTGCGCAACGAGGGTGGAGCGCCGCTGCCGTTCGGACTCGGGCTACATCCGTTTTTCCTGCATCATGACGGTGCGCGCTTGCGCGCTGCGGCGACGCAGGTGTGGCTCAATGATGGCCATTCCCCGATTCCGGTCGAACGTGTCGCGGTGCCGTCAGCCTGGGATTTTCGCACCGGCCGTGCGCTGCCCGACGATGAGATCAACCACTGTTTCGTCGGATGGAATGGCCGGGCGACCATCGAGTGGCCGGGGCTAGGGTTGGCGCTCGACCTTGCTGCTGATATGGATGCCTTCATTCTCTACACGCCAGCGGGCACTGACTTTTTCTGCTTTGAGCCGGTGGATCATTGCATCGATGCTGTGCATCGCCCTGGTGGTGCGTTCGCCAATGGCATGACGCGATTGGCGCCGGGTGAGCGGCTGACACGGCATGTTGCATTCCGTGTGCGCCCGTTGGCAGCGGACGCTGCGCCGCCTTCTCCCTTTGGCCCCTGA
- a CDS encoding TonB-dependent receptor domain-containing protein: MPSASFRLNLRDDLLFGAAVSKTLTRPDLSNLSAAVGYDFRPTDQTITKGNAELKPYLSKNLDLGLEWYFADTSYVSLDTFYKKVDNFSTLVTSTTEVLGFPFLLTEPVNLNSAAIKGAEFTFNYQFTHLPSPFDGLGVATNYTYVTSSASASGSEISTTGKFAIPGIGNSSNASLFYQKGPVELRLAYNWRQAYLNSIAGAQGQPTTVKSYGQLDFSGTYHLNKNVSFYLQATNLNNEKIYQYQVYLDRESYAEADGRTIAAGVHIDWK, from the coding sequence CTGCCGTCGGCGAGCTTCCGCCTGAACCTGCGTGATGACCTGCTGTTCGGCGCCGCTGTGTCCAAGACGCTCACGCGTCCGGATCTAAGCAACCTGTCTGCTGCGGTCGGCTACGATTTCCGTCCCACCGACCAGACCATCACCAAGGGCAACGCGGAGTTGAAGCCCTATCTCTCCAAAAACCTGGACCTGGGCTTGGAGTGGTACTTTGCCGATACCAGCTACGTGTCGCTGGATACCTTCTACAAGAAGGTGGACAACTTCAGCACGCTGGTGACCAGCACCACCGAGGTGCTCGGCTTTCCGTTCCTGCTGACTGAGCCTGTGAACCTCAATAGCGCCGCCATCAAGGGCGCGGAGTTCACCTTCAATTACCAGTTCACCCACTTGCCATCGCCGTTCGACGGTCTGGGTGTGGCGACCAATTACACCTATGTGACCAGTAGTGCATCGGCCAGTGGTAGCGAGATCAGCACCACTGGCAAGTTCGCCATCCCTGGCATTGGTAACTCATCCAACGCGAGCCTGTTCTACCAGAAGGGTCCGGTGGAGTTGCGTCTGGCCTACAACTGGCGCCAGGCCTACCTGAACTCGATTGCCGGTGCGCAGGGTCAGCCGACCACCGTCAAGTCCTATGGGCAGCTCGACTTCAGTGGCACCTACCATCTGAACAAGAACGTCTCGTTCTACCTGCAGGCAACCAACCTCAATAACGAGAAGATCTATCAGTATCAGGTGTATCTGGATCGCGAAAGCTACGCCGAGGCCGATGGCCGGACGATTGCTGCTGGCGTGCATATCGACTGGAAGTAA